From Spartinivicinus ruber, the proteins below share one genomic window:
- a CDS encoding mechanosensitive ion channel family protein produces MESALNWVNENSDLLIEYAVQITLAFVVLFIGIRVAKLCGKLTEKAFNSRKVDKAVGSFVSSIVYAIVLAATVLMALSQVGIETTSFIAILGAAGLAVGLALQGSLSNFASGVLIILLRPFKSGDYIEAGGQSGTVTKIEIFSTELRTPDNKVIIMPNSSVMSDAIVNYSREKTRRIDLVIGVGYEADLKEAKQVLSSILDADVRVLKEPGYTVAVLELADSSVNFAVRPWVNTVDYWPTYFDLVEKIKLALDDANISIPFPQMDVHLHKDK; encoded by the coding sequence ATGGAGTCTGCATTAAATTGGGTGAATGAAAACTCAGACCTTTTAATTGAGTATGCAGTACAGATCACACTAGCTTTTGTCGTCTTATTTATTGGGATTCGAGTTGCTAAGTTATGTGGCAAATTAACCGAAAAAGCTTTTAATAGTCGTAAGGTTGATAAAGCTGTAGGTTCTTTCGTTTCAAGTATTGTCTATGCCATTGTTCTTGCTGCAACAGTCTTGATGGCTCTTTCTCAAGTAGGGATTGAAACCACCTCTTTTATTGCCATTCTAGGTGCTGCAGGTCTTGCCGTTGGCTTGGCTTTACAAGGTTCATTATCTAACTTTGCTTCGGGTGTTTTGATTATACTTTTACGTCCATTTAAGTCAGGAGACTATATTGAAGCTGGTGGTCAGTCAGGTACCGTAACTAAAATAGAGATTTTTTCAACGGAGCTGCGTACTCCTGATAATAAAGTCATAATAATGCCTAACTCATCAGTTATGTCTGATGCTATTGTTAATTACTCTAGAGAGAAAACCCGTCGTATAGATTTGGTGATCGGCGTAGGCTACGAAGCTGACCTTAAGGAAGCCAAGCAGGTGCTTTCTTCAATACTTGATGCTGATGTGCGTGTACTTAAAGAGCCTGGCTATACAGTAGCTGTATTGGAGTTGGCAGACTCAAGCGTTAATTTTGCTGTTCGCCCATGGGTTAATACAGTAGATTACTGGCCCACTTATTTCGATTTAGTAGAAAAGATTAAGCTCGCCTTGGATGATGCAAATATTTCAATTCCTTTTCCACAAATGGATGTACATCTTCATAAGGATAAATAG
- a CDS encoding sodium-dependent transporter, which yields MSGSSSILSAGSSLEAAEKQPSTQLQWSTRLSFILAATGSAIGLGNIWKFPYITGENGGGAFVLVYLACILVIGIPLMMAEVMIGRRGQQSPPNAMAALAKEAGTTPIWKVIGWMGVIAGFLILSFYTVIAGWAVSYISVAADTTFVGKTPADIGAMFEGMLSDPVRLLFWSTLVIVTTLFIVGKGVKSGLEKAVNILMPCLLVLIIVMVGYAMTTGYFMQGVGFLFNPDFSKLTSKSILVALGHAFFTLSLASGAIMTYGSYLPKSVSIAKTSIYIGIVDTAVALLAGLAIFPIVFANTLEPGAGPGLIFVTLPIAFGQMPLGTLVGILFFIMLSIAALTSAISMIEPSVARMVEKFNISRFKACSILGLALWLLSVGSALSFNLWKEEKLFGRTFFDTIDHLTANWMMPLGGLAIAIFSAWIISKKVSQEELGLGNGTMYNIWLFTMRFITPVGIIIVFLNALGIV from the coding sequence ATGTCTGGAAGTAGCTCAATTTTATCGGCTGGCTCTTCTTTAGAAGCCGCGGAGAAACAGCCATCCACTCAGCTGCAGTGGTCAACTCGGTTATCATTTATTCTGGCCGCCACTGGCTCTGCCATTGGCTTAGGAAATATATGGAAGTTCCCATATATCACAGGGGAAAACGGTGGTGGCGCATTTGTCTTGGTGTATCTGGCCTGTATTTTGGTCATAGGTATACCACTGATGATGGCTGAAGTAATGATTGGTCGTCGAGGCCAGCAAAGCCCTCCAAATGCCATGGCTGCTCTAGCCAAAGAGGCTGGCACAACCCCTATCTGGAAAGTAATCGGTTGGATGGGAGTAATTGCAGGCTTTCTTATTTTAAGTTTCTATACCGTCATTGCTGGCTGGGCTGTGTCTTATATTTCAGTCGCTGCGGATACTACCTTTGTTGGCAAAACGCCAGCCGATATTGGTGCCATGTTCGAAGGGATGCTGAGTGACCCTGTCAGGCTACTTTTCTGGAGCACTTTAGTCATAGTTACCACTCTCTTTATCGTGGGTAAAGGTGTTAAGTCTGGCTTGGAAAAAGCGGTAAATATTTTAATGCCTTGCTTGTTGGTATTAATTATTGTGATGGTAGGTTACGCCATGACTACTGGGTATTTTATGCAAGGTGTTGGCTTCTTGTTTAACCCAGATTTCAGTAAATTAACCAGTAAAAGCATTTTAGTTGCATTAGGCCACGCATTCTTTACTTTAAGTCTGGCTAGCGGCGCCATCATGACGTACGGCTCTTACCTGCCAAAAAGCGTGTCTATTGCAAAAACCAGTATTTATATCGGCATTGTTGATACAGCAGTTGCATTACTAGCAGGCCTAGCTATCTTCCCTATCGTATTTGCTAACACGTTGGAACCAGGTGCAGGCCCAGGTCTTATTTTTGTTACTTTACCCATTGCCTTTGGGCAAATGCCTTTAGGAACCTTGGTAGGTATTTTATTTTTTATCATGCTATCAATTGCAGCATTAACCTCTGCTATTTCAATGATAGAGCCCAGTGTTGCCCGAATGGTAGAAAAATTTAATATTTCCCGCTTCAAAGCTTGTTCAATATTAGGACTCGCTCTGTGGCTACTCAGTGTTGGGTCAGCCCTTTCCTTCAATTTATGGAAAGAAGAAAAATTATTTGGCCGAACCTTTTTCGACACAATTGACCATCTAACCGCTAACTGGATGATGCCACTAGGCGGGCTAGCAATTGCCATATTCAGTGCGTGGATAATCAGTAAGAAAGTCTCTCAGGAAGAATTAGGGCTAGGTAATGGAACAATGTACAACATCTGGCTATTTACCATGCGCTTTATTACTCCTGTAGGTATTATTATTGTATTTCTTAATGCATTGGGAATTGTGTAG
- a CDS encoding tetratricopeptide repeat protein, with product MIEKLEQMLKQGQDNAMLRFGLGKAYLDSKQPDKAIEHFQACLQHDKNYSAAWKLLGKCYVELKNWQQAAEIYQQGINIANEKGDKQAEKEMQVFLKRCNKQLNK from the coding sequence ATGATCGAAAAACTAGAACAAATGCTAAAACAAGGTCAAGACAACGCCATGCTACGATTTGGGCTAGGTAAAGCTTATCTAGATAGTAAGCAACCCGACAAAGCAATAGAGCATTTTCAAGCTTGTTTGCAACACGACAAAAATTATTCAGCCGCCTGGAAGTTACTTGGGAAATGTTATGTAGAACTAAAAAACTGGCAGCAAGCAGCAGAAATTTACCAACAAGGTATAAACATCGCTAACGAAAAAGGTGATAAACAAGCTGAAAAAGAAATGCAGGTATTTTTAAAGCGCTGTAATAAACAACTAAATAAATAA
- a CDS encoding YopT-type cysteine protease domain-containing protein has protein sequence MDNFSSISNSIPAANLAANQPVPTTNDQQASWQGRSLNLLESGNNTFSNSVYRRGLHIQSSELKVLQKEIKLLQKNQGPEQLKKVEDALSLWKENHPKEYSKRSKHVPELQKELSSLKQQHTVEANQRQAEAKEQQQLNDPRYQDFEQGKKVELREELATLPKDRRSYQQQNSPEYRKHARQLITDRKKELKHIIKQQKMTKVTAEVIKDVLENHLGLKFKSLPRFNSDIRAAIHHTFSEQTVNYVLNKCPELKEDGPVQLEKITSSLSALESLVNPGVVIAQKNDAALITPFQQSRFIGEKSIGQKGICAALSAKWMASQHIQDNFYQDIGFMDGLSASKLTDGQEEVMSLAIQYYSDNNRAHTADEYWSATGKNRAEKLIEYFKENYGLELDENQSGIDNDKLNISQINQPGLYFLAINGNGQASGHALAAKVELVNSGRDWGQKVFTLFDPNYGEAQFKNINQVQSYVHNLVNERYPELTDSSFVLCFK, from the coding sequence ATGGACAATTTTTCAAGCATAAGCAACTCAATACCAGCAGCAAATTTGGCTGCTAATCAACCAGTCCCAACAACTAATGACCAACAAGCCAGTTGGCAGGGGCGTTCGTTGAATCTGCTTGAGTCGGGTAATAATACTTTTAGCAATTCTGTATACAGGCGTGGGCTACATATCCAAAGTTCAGAGCTTAAGGTATTACAAAAAGAGATTAAGTTACTGCAAAAGAATCAAGGGCCAGAGCAGCTTAAAAAAGTTGAAGATGCATTGTCTTTATGGAAAGAAAACCATCCAAAAGAGTATTCCAAGAGAAGCAAGCATGTACCTGAACTACAAAAAGAGTTGAGCAGCTTAAAACAGCAACATACGGTTGAAGCAAACCAAAGGCAAGCTGAAGCAAAAGAACAACAGCAGTTGAATGACCCTCGTTATCAAGACTTTGAGCAGGGTAAAAAAGTAGAGTTAAGAGAAGAATTGGCAACGTTACCAAAAGACAGAAGAAGCTATCAACAGCAGAACAGCCCTGAATATAGAAAGCATGCTAGACAGCTTATTACAGATAGAAAAAAAGAGCTGAAACATATTATAAAGCAGCAAAAGATGACTAAAGTAACTGCAGAAGTTATTAAGGATGTTTTAGAAAATCATTTAGGCCTGAAATTTAAGTCATTACCTAGATTTAATTCTGATATTCGAGCTGCAATTCATCATACTTTCTCAGAGCAAACAGTTAACTATGTACTGAATAAATGCCCTGAGCTTAAAGAAGATGGACCTGTTCAGTTGGAAAAAATCACATCTTCATTAAGCGCTTTAGAGAGCCTTGTTAATCCCGGTGTTGTGATTGCACAAAAAAATGATGCAGCTCTAATTACGCCATTTCAACAATCTCGTTTTATTGGTGAAAAATCCATTGGACAAAAAGGAATATGTGCAGCTTTATCAGCGAAATGGATGGCTTCTCAGCATATCCAGGATAACTTCTATCAAGATATTGGTTTTATGGATGGGCTTTCAGCATCTAAATTAACCGATGGTCAAGAAGAAGTGATGAGTCTGGCTATACAGTATTATAGTGATAATAACCGAGCACATACAGCTGATGAATACTGGAGTGCTACTGGTAAAAATAGAGCAGAAAAACTAATTGAATACTTTAAAGAAAATTATGGTTTAGAATTAGATGAAAATCAGTCTGGGATTGATAACGACAAGCTAAATATTAGTCAGATTAACCAGCCTGGACTATATTTTCTTGCAATTAATGGTAATGGACAAGCCTCTGGTCACGCTTTAGCTGCTAAGGTTGAGCTTGTCAACAGTGGCAGAGATTGGGGGCAAAAAGTATTTACGTTGTTTGATCCTAACTACGGAGAAGCACAGTTTAAAAATATTAATCAAGTTCAGAGTTATGTACATAATTTAGTAAATGAAAGATATCCTGAATTAACAGATTCTTCCTTTGTACTATGCTTTAAATAG
- a CDS encoding glucosamine inositolphosphorylceramide transferase family protein translates to MEKNIAILTATLAFPIISSSDTIYPDWSHFDKIPIEFKVPEGVTNPVLTAADVTDVNAEFVADPFLFKDEGGNNWLMFFEVLSKDSNQGEIGLAKSTDGLHWQYDKIVLNEPFHLSYPFVFKHNHEYYMIPETFEADSIRLYKATNFPYGWQHVSTLANGHDFVDPSIFYHNNRWWLFVTNTSNSVMYLYSSENLSYGWEQHPASPVISNDASIARLGGRSFTIKGNKVIRIAQKDDVFYGEAVRLFEVYELTPTTYAEREIKDSPVLFPTGYGWNAKGMHHLDPWWTGDRWLAVADGYGQTYSIGMYEAKGQRIDHTEEAVSNKFAEITHIYGDNDNTDSRLGTVLTNLIEGPGVGFHPTAPYERISSQSWSTKTVGYSNSYFQVKPKPIVIDFKLKNLSDINAISLWQNKYAKGNSVRSFRLSFSTTGNSAGLGKSRYFFTKKTSVDKPVTLTFTKTKANFIRMEIQDNLHRLPYGGDRVGLQEIAFHLTDPTN, encoded by the coding sequence ATGGAAAAAAATATAGCAATTCTAACCGCCACTTTGGCTTTTCCGATAATCAGTTCATCAGACACAATTTATCCTGATTGGAGTCATTTTGATAAGATACCCATTGAATTTAAAGTGCCTGAAGGTGTAACAAATCCTGTTTTAACTGCAGCTGATGTGACGGATGTTAATGCTGAGTTTGTTGCAGACCCTTTTCTTTTTAAAGATGAAGGAGGCAACAACTGGCTTATGTTTTTTGAAGTGCTCAGTAAAGATAGTAATCAAGGTGAGATTGGCCTAGCAAAAAGCACTGATGGATTACACTGGCAATACGACAAAATAGTGCTAAATGAACCATTTCATCTTTCTTATCCATTTGTATTCAAACACAATCATGAATATTACATGATACCAGAAACCTTCGAAGCCGACAGTATTCGCTTATACAAAGCAACAAACTTTCCTTACGGTTGGCAGCATGTCAGCACACTGGCTAATGGCCATGACTTTGTTGACCCTTCAATTTTTTATCACAATAACCGCTGGTGGTTATTTGTTACCAACACTTCAAACTCCGTTATGTATTTATATTCTTCAGAAAATTTATCCTACGGATGGGAACAACATCCTGCAAGTCCAGTTATTTCTAACGATGCAAGTATTGCCCGGCTAGGAGGACGCAGTTTTACCATTAAAGGTAATAAGGTCATTCGAATAGCCCAAAAAGACGATGTATTTTATGGCGAAGCAGTCCGCTTGTTTGAAGTATATGAATTAACTCCTACAACCTATGCAGAACGAGAAATAAAAGACAGTCCTGTACTTTTTCCAACAGGTTATGGATGGAATGCAAAAGGAATGCACCACCTTGACCCTTGGTGGACTGGCGATCGCTGGTTAGCTGTGGCAGATGGTTATGGACAAACCTATTCCATTGGCATGTATGAAGCCAAAGGGCAACGGATTGACCATACTGAAGAAGCTGTTTCCAATAAGTTTGCTGAAATCACTCATATATATGGTGATAACGATAATACAGATTCCAGACTTGGTACGGTATTAACGAATTTAATTGAAGGACCTGGTGTAGGTTTTCACCCAACAGCGCCATATGAGCGCATATCCAGTCAATCCTGGTCAACTAAAACAGTTGGCTATTCAAATAGTTACTTTCAAGTTAAGCCTAAGCCCATTGTTATAGACTTTAAACTAAAAAATCTTTCAGATATTAATGCAATAAGCTTATGGCAAAATAAATATGCGAAAGGAAATTCAGTTCGCAGCTTTAGATTATCTTTTTCAACAACGGGAAACTCAGCGGGTTTAGGCAAATCTCGCTACTTTTTTACCAAAAAAACATCTGTGGATAAACCAGTTACCTTAACTTTCACCAAAACAAAAGCCAATTTCATTCGTATGGAAATACAAGACAACCTTCATCGTTTACCTTACGGAGGAGATCGCGTAGGCTTACAAGAAATAGCATTTCATTTAACAGATCCCACTAACTAA
- a CDS encoding TRAP transporter substrate-binding protein yields MQCFSKKIIISTTVAVSLLVSTQSLAEKKVLLKTPIAFSSSLPALGTPIKWVAQQLPFISSGTIKMKLYEPNKLVAPFEILDAVSSGKVNSGYTTAGYWAGKIKAASLFSSVPFGPEAPEYMAWLYYGNGLKLYQEMYDTAGYKVKVLPCAILSPETSGWFKKPINSAEDFKGLNIRFFGLGGEVLQKLGASTSLLPGGEIFGALEKGAIEATEYSQPAIDEKLGIYKVAKHNYFPGWHQQSTIFELLINQKQWQAMSKSQQVQLSATCMASVTNSIAESEYIQFDALIKNEQERGVNMHNWDKKMLATFKQAWKEVAAEQSNKDPMFKKVYQDLSNFREKYSVWAKRAFLPRSL; encoded by the coding sequence ATGCAATGCTTTTCTAAAAAAATAATAATCTCTACCACTGTCGCCGTTAGCCTATTAGTTAGCACGCAGTCACTTGCTGAAAAAAAGGTTCTATTAAAAACACCAATTGCTTTTAGTTCGTCATTGCCTGCTCTCGGTACCCCTATTAAGTGGGTAGCTCAGCAATTGCCTTTTATTTCTAGTGGAACAATTAAAATGAAGCTTTACGAACCTAATAAACTCGTCGCGCCATTTGAAATTTTAGATGCGGTATCCAGCGGCAAAGTCAATTCAGGTTATACCACTGCTGGTTATTGGGCAGGTAAGATCAAAGCAGCAAGTTTATTCTCATCAGTACCATTTGGCCCGGAAGCACCAGAATATATGGCCTGGCTATATTATGGCAATGGCTTAAAGCTATACCAGGAAATGTATGATACTGCTGGTTATAAGGTTAAAGTTCTACCCTGCGCTATCCTTTCCCCAGAAACATCTGGCTGGTTTAAAAAACCTATAAATTCAGCAGAAGATTTTAAAGGCTTAAATATTCGTTTCTTTGGTCTTGGTGGTGAAGTATTACAAAAACTAGGTGCATCCACCTCTTTACTACCTGGTGGAGAAATTTTTGGTGCACTAGAAAAAGGCGCCATTGAAGCAACAGAATATTCACAGCCCGCAATTGATGAAAAACTAGGTATTTACAAAGTAGCAAAACATAATTATTTTCCAGGTTGGCACCAGCAGTCCACAATATTTGAGTTACTAATTAATCAAAAACAATGGCAAGCCATGAGTAAAAGCCAACAGGTTCAGTTATCAGCAACTTGTATGGCTTCAGTGACCAACTCAATTGCAGAATCAGAATACATTCAGTTTGATGCGCTAATTAAAAATGAACAAGAGCGTGGTGTAAACATGCATAACTGGGATAAAAAAATGTTAGCCACTTTTAAGCAGGCATGGAAAGAAGTAGCAGCAGAACAAAGCAATAAAGATCCTATGTTTAAAAAGGTGTATCAAGATCTTTCAAACTTTAGAGAAAAATATTCGGTTTGGGCTAAGCGAGCTTTTTTACCAAGAAGTCTTTGA
- a CDS encoding long-chain fatty acid--CoA ligase, with translation MQGNIMHYPLLTHDIFRKAVELSPDQLIVSRTYSGAIHQYTYSDAYRRIQQLANALTTLDISSGQCIGTLAWSHYQHLECYYAISGIGAVIHPINVRLFPEQIKYIVNHAEDQYLFIDPEFIPLVESFYQELPHVKGYIVNTTQSELPDTKLPNVIAYEQLIGEYSPEFTWQRFDSQQASSLCYTSGTTGHPKGVLYTHYACVLHATITGSSQFLDLSTYTSALPAVPMYHVCAWGLPFSGILYGCKLVMPGSQLDGASLHQLIEQEQVDKAFGVPTIWQNLHHYLQQSHAKVPSLKLIAVGGATSPPALVEAYAKEYDVYWMGLWGMTETGPLATTAIPTPRIMDLPFSERVDIQSSAGQPIFGIEIEIFDEANHPLPHNGDSCGHLKVKGPWVVERYFNSNTTACDEEGWFDTGDIATIDRQGYLRIVDRSKDLVKSGGEWISSAMLENAALHYEPVQQACVLAAKHPKWGERPIMLVVVKPDLQFDEKQLRSELAKHVASWWFPDAIIQVTELPLTGTGKLRKVELREQYQEYLL, from the coding sequence ATGCAAGGGAATATTATGCATTATCCTCTATTAACTCACGACATTTTTCGTAAGGCCGTAGAGCTAAGTCCAGACCAGCTTATCGTTTCTCGTACTTATTCTGGTGCTATTCATCAATACACTTATAGTGACGCTTATCGGCGTATTCAACAGTTAGCGAATGCTTTAACTACATTGGATATTAGTTCTGGTCAATGTATTGGCACATTAGCATGGAGCCATTACCAACACCTTGAGTGTTATTATGCAATTTCTGGCATTGGTGCAGTGATACATCCTATCAATGTCAGGTTATTTCCTGAGCAGATTAAATACATTGTTAATCATGCAGAAGACCAATATTTGTTTATTGACCCAGAGTTCATTCCATTAGTTGAAAGTTTTTATCAAGAATTACCCCATGTGAAAGGCTACATTGTTAATACAACTCAGAGTGAGCTGCCTGATACAAAGTTACCTAATGTAATTGCTTATGAGCAGCTAATCGGTGAGTATTCACCAGAATTTACTTGGCAACGGTTTGATAGCCAACAAGCTTCATCACTTTGTTATACATCAGGTACTACCGGACATCCTAAAGGTGTTTTATATACGCATTATGCTTGTGTGCTACACGCTACTATTACTGGCAGCTCGCAGTTTTTAGATTTATCCACCTATACCTCTGCGTTGCCTGCAGTGCCGATGTATCATGTATGTGCTTGGGGGCTCCCTTTTTCAGGTATTTTATATGGATGTAAACTGGTGATGCCTGGCTCTCAGTTAGACGGAGCTTCGTTACATCAGCTGATTGAGCAAGAGCAGGTTGATAAAGCATTTGGGGTGCCCACTATTTGGCAAAACTTGCATCATTATTTGCAGCAATCCCATGCAAAGGTACCCAGTTTAAAATTAATTGCAGTGGGTGGTGCAACTTCCCCACCAGCTTTAGTTGAAGCATATGCAAAAGAATATGATGTTTACTGGATGGGGTTATGGGGAATGACTGAAACAGGCCCTTTGGCAACAACAGCTATACCTACGCCCAGAATAATGGATTTACCGTTTAGCGAACGGGTGGATATTCAAAGCTCTGCTGGGCAACCAATATTCGGTATAGAAATTGAAATTTTTGATGAAGCAAATCATCCCTTACCTCACAATGGCGACAGTTGTGGTCATTTAAAGGTGAAAGGGCCTTGGGTAGTAGAACGCTATTTTAACAGTAATACTACAGCATGTGATGAAGAAGGCTGGTTTGATACTGGTGATATTGCCACGATAGACCGCCAAGGTTATTTGCGAATAGTTGATCGAAGTAAGGATTTAGTTAAATCGGGCGGAGAATGGATATCATCAGCCATGTTAGAAAATGCTGCATTACACTATGAGCCTGTACAGCAAGCATGTGTTTTAGCTGCAAAACATCCTAAATGGGGGGAGCGACCAATCATGTTGGTTGTGGTTAAACCTGATCTGCAATTTGATGAAAAACAATTAAGATCGGAGCTTGCTAAGCATGTTGCATCTTGGTGGTTTCCGGATGCGATTATTCAAGTAACGGAATTACCTTTAACAGGCACTGGTAAATTAAGAAAGGTGGAGTTACGAGAACAGTATCAGGAATATTTGTTGTGA
- a CDS encoding DUF4870 family protein, whose product MMTDPYKTPSSNGNYTNDNNNSAKSTATLVYILQAASFIIGITFFVAIIINYVKQDDVKNTIVESHFRWQIRTFWFCLLWTVLGIILSIILVGYLVLAANAIWFIYRIVKGWIYLNDNKTMYS is encoded by the coding sequence ATGATGACAGACCCTTACAAAACTCCAAGCAGCAATGGCAATTATACCAACGATAATAATAATTCAGCAAAATCTACTGCTACCCTCGTTTATATTTTACAAGCTGCTTCCTTTATAATTGGTATCACTTTCTTTGTTGCTATTATTATAAATTATGTGAAACAAGATGACGTAAAAAATACCATTGTAGAATCCCACTTCCGTTGGCAAATACGCACCTTTTGGTTTTGCTTGCTATGGACAGTGTTAGGTATAATTTTATCTATTATATTAGTTGGCTACCTGGTGCTAGCTGCAAATGCCATTTGGTTTATCTACCGAATTGTGAAAGGCTGGATTTACCTAAACGACAATAAAACCATGTATAGCTAA
- a CDS encoding substrate-binding periplasmic protein, producing the protein MKKLLSSILITYAGFIQSNETITLVGGEWPPYVSESLKYLGITPRILTEVFATENIKVNYRFYNWARALEMVKKGEADGTFLWSKTTEREKYFFYSKESVGTISYVFFHLKDSPFTWSSLKELQGVRIAATIGYHYSDEFDRLDKEGFLNVNRVKSDLQLLKMLFKQRVDIIPHDLTVGYYEINKHFPESMKKLFTNHPLPIKKKPAYLLMTKKNSKNKKIIEIFDKSLAKFKKAGKYDQYYFDDLLANKYKKP; encoded by the coding sequence ATGAAAAAGCTGCTTAGCTCGATACTCATAACCTATGCAGGCTTTATTCAGTCCAATGAAACCATAACGTTGGTTGGTGGAGAATGGCCTCCTTATGTTTCTGAGTCATTAAAATACCTTGGCATTACTCCAAGAATTTTGACAGAAGTATTTGCAACTGAAAATATTAAAGTAAATTATCGGTTTTATAATTGGGCTAGAGCGCTAGAAATGGTAAAAAAAGGAGAAGCTGATGGTACTTTTTTATGGTCAAAAACCACCGAAAGAGAAAAATATTTTTTTTATAGTAAAGAATCTGTGGGCACCATTAGTTATGTATTTTTTCACCTTAAAGATAGCCCTTTTACATGGAGTAGTTTAAAAGAGTTACAAGGAGTGAGAATTGCAGCCACTATTGGCTATCATTATAGCGATGAGTTTGATCGCCTTGATAAAGAAGGATTTCTCAATGTTAATCGTGTTAAATCCGACTTACAACTACTAAAAATGCTTTTTAAACAAAGAGTTGATATTATTCCTCATGACTTAACAGTTGGCTATTATGAGATAAATAAGCACTTTCCAGAAAGTATGAAAAAGTTATTTACTAACCACCCACTTCCAATCAAGAAAAAGCCTGCTTATTTATTAATGACAAAGAAAAACAGCAAAAACAAGAAAATAATTGAAATTTTTGATAAATCGCTAGCAAAGTTCAAGAAAGCAGGAAAATACGACCAGTATTACTTTGACGATTTATTAGCAAACAAATATAAAAAACCATAA
- a CDS encoding substrate-binding periplasmic protein → MYNITLALIILAVSYTVEAEQVFSIAQITGEDPVTVSAKKILRTAYHSIGIKVKFIKLPAERALALTNKGMIDGELFRKEGLARQYPNLIQVPYPYINSSSVVFVKSTNFAVKGWESLKPYRIAILVGYKEAEQNTKGFNVSFVDAPEHGFQMLAIGRVDVVVAPPIIGKSYVDKIGDKEIKMLLPPLQKSRLYHYIHKKHKNLVYKIAFALKKAAVGNY, encoded by the coding sequence ATGTACAATATAACGTTAGCATTGATCATATTAGCTGTTAGTTATACTGTTGAAGCAGAACAAGTTTTTTCTATTGCCCAAATAACTGGTGAAGACCCTGTCACTGTAAGTGCTAAAAAAATTCTTCGCACGGCATATCATAGTATTGGAATTAAAGTAAAATTTATTAAACTGCCCGCTGAAAGAGCATTGGCGTTGACTAACAAAGGCATGATTGATGGAGAGCTATTTCGAAAGGAAGGTCTAGCCAGACAATATCCTAACTTAATTCAAGTACCATATCCCTATATTAACTCAAGTTCAGTTGTTTTTGTTAAGTCCACAAATTTTGCAGTTAAGGGGTGGGAAAGTCTTAAACCTTATAGAATAGCTATTCTGGTTGGCTATAAGGAAGCTGAGCAAAATACCAAAGGTTTCAACGTCTCGTTTGTGGATGCACCAGAGCATGGGTTTCAAATGCTAGCAATAGGTCGAGTAGATGTTGTAGTTGCTCCACCTATTATAGGAAAAAGCTATGTTGATAAAATAGGCGATAAAGAAATTAAAATGCTTTTACCTCCATTACAAAAAAGTCGATTGTATCATTATATACATAAAAAACATAAAAATTTAGTATATAAAATTGCCTTTGCACTGAAAAAGGCTGCAGTCGGTAATTATTAA